In Mycobacterium sp. JS623, one genomic interval encodes:
- a CDS encoding type 1 glutamine amidotransferase domain-containing protein, with the protein MNEIPTVAMLLPAVDYDPTESAVIWDALTSSGVEVRFATPDGEPAYADARLVDKGFSVLSPVLMTRPEPLKAYQRMISDPHFLRASAYEDVEAGGIDGVLVPGGHAKGVRTLLESSAAQAVAATAMSRNIPVGAVCHGVLLLARSIDPSTGRSVLYGRRTTALTAALELGGWAMTRLWLGDYYRTYPTTVQAEVTAALASPNDFEIGPRMTLRDSPNHLDRGFTVKDRNYLSARWPGDCYRLAADYVDMVWTAYRSGE; encoded by the coding sequence GTGAATGAGATCCCCACCGTGGCGATGCTGCTGCCTGCAGTCGATTACGACCCAACCGAATCGGCTGTCATCTGGGACGCCTTGACCAGTTCCGGTGTCGAGGTGCGGTTCGCCACGCCGGACGGTGAGCCTGCCTACGCTGACGCTCGCCTCGTCGACAAGGGGTTCTCAGTGCTCTCGCCGGTGCTCATGACGCGACCGGAGCCGTTGAAGGCATATCAACGCATGATCAGCGACCCACACTTCCTCAGGGCCTCCGCCTACGAGGACGTCGAAGCTGGCGGCATCGATGGCGTCTTGGTCCCCGGCGGCCACGCCAAGGGAGTTCGTACTCTACTCGAATCCTCAGCAGCACAAGCGGTTGCGGCAACTGCAATGTCGCGGAATATCCCCGTCGGCGCGGTGTGCCACGGGGTGCTCCTGCTGGCCCGCTCGATCGATCCGTCGACTGGACGATCGGTTCTCTATGGGCGGCGAACCACAGCGCTGACGGCGGCGCTGGAGTTGGGTGGCTGGGCGATGACGCGGCTGTGGCTTGGCGACTATTACCGCACATATCCGACGACAGTGCAGGCCGAAGTCACCGCGGCGCTGGCCTCGCCGAATGACTTCGAGATCGGGCCGCGAATGACACTACGCGACAGCCCGAATCACCTCGACCGCGGATTCACGGTCAAGGACCGCAATTACCTCTCTGCTCGCTGGCCGGGTGACTGCTATCGACTTGCCGCGGATTACGTCGACATGGTCTGGACTGCGTACCGCAGCGGTGAATAG
- a CDS encoding TetR/AcrR family transcriptional regulator, with product MSRHDWLFDDGRRAAAVERIYAAATEMIYRDGMDAFNVDALAAHTHCSRATIYRYAGGKKDIREAVLARAGARIVDTVRASVEGRTGPDRVLTAIEVAVKEIRADPAGQLFVDSARSGGWTWLSASDAVAAFASELTGIADDDPHAAQWILRMVMSLMLLPGTDSRAEHLMLQRFVAPAFAESGGAQAASSRSKNSR from the coding sequence ATGTCGCGACACGATTGGCTGTTCGACGACGGTCGGCGCGCCGCCGCGGTCGAGCGGATCTACGCGGCGGCGACCGAGATGATCTATCGCGACGGCATGGACGCCTTCAACGTCGACGCGTTGGCCGCACACACCCACTGCTCGCGCGCCACCATTTACCGCTACGCCGGCGGTAAGAAGGACATTCGCGAAGCAGTGCTCGCACGTGCAGGCGCCCGCATCGTCGACACCGTGCGGGCCAGCGTCGAGGGCCGCACCGGCCCGGACAGAGTGCTGACCGCAATCGAGGTGGCGGTCAAGGAAATCCGCGCCGATCCAGCAGGCCAACTGTTCGTCGATTCGGCGCGAAGCGGTGGATGGACCTGGCTCAGCGCGTCCGACGCCGTGGCCGCCTTCGCATCCGAGCTCACGGGCATCGCCGATGACGACCCGCACGCCGCGCAGTGGATCTTGCGAATGGTGATGTCGCTGATGTTGTTGCCCGGTACCGATTCCCGTGCCGAACACCTGATGCTGCAGCGGTTCGTCGCACCGGCGTTCGCCGAGAGCGGTGGGGCTCAGGCCGCGAGCAGCCGTTCAAAGAACTCGCGATAG
- a CDS encoding cytochrome P450, producing the protein MTVLHDPREFFDVDAIQDPYPLYDRLRSDGPVHQVGDSGFYVVCDWAAINDAINRPEEFSSNLTATMMFTAEGTVVPFELDGLGGPTQILATADDPSHAAHRKMLVPQLAAKRIRVMETSIAETFEQLWADGLRDRRIEWMGALANRLPMMVVAKLIGVPAQDVDQLIRWAYLSTQLLDGLVDEERLTASGVAAMKLGNYIHDQFTRSAADPQDNLLGALATACSAGEFDGLTAQLMMIILFSAGGESTASLLGNSMEILATRPDIQQQLRENPDLLGPFVEETLRYEPPFRGHYRHVVADTTLGGTDLPAGSRLLLLWGAANRDPAHFDAPNEFRLDRSTGKGHITFGKGLHFCVGAALARLEAEILLRAVLAGCSWIDAVDVGPWLPSLLVRRREHLWLRVRGESVVEA; encoded by the coding sequence ATGACGGTGCTTCACGACCCGCGCGAGTTCTTCGATGTCGACGCGATCCAGGATCCTTATCCGCTGTACGACCGCCTGCGCTCCGACGGGCCGGTCCACCAGGTCGGCGACTCCGGGTTCTATGTGGTGTGCGACTGGGCCGCGATCAACGACGCCATCAACCGACCCGAGGAGTTCTCGTCGAACCTGACCGCGACGATGATGTTCACGGCTGAGGGCACCGTCGTCCCGTTCGAGCTGGACGGCCTCGGCGGACCCACCCAGATCCTCGCCACCGCCGACGATCCGTCGCATGCTGCGCACCGCAAGATGCTCGTGCCGCAACTGGCGGCCAAGCGGATTCGCGTGATGGAAACCTCCATCGCCGAGACCTTCGAGCAACTGTGGGCAGACGGTCTCCGCGACCGACGCATTGAGTGGATGGGCGCACTGGCCAACAGGCTGCCGATGATGGTCGTCGCGAAATTGATCGGCGTGCCAGCCCAAGATGTCGACCAACTGATCAGGTGGGCGTATTTGAGCACACAGTTGCTCGACGGGCTGGTCGACGAGGAGCGACTCACTGCGTCGGGCGTCGCGGCGATGAAGCTGGGCAACTACATTCACGACCAATTCACCCGCTCGGCCGCCGATCCACAGGACAACTTGCTCGGCGCCCTCGCAACCGCATGCAGCGCTGGCGAATTCGACGGGCTCACCGCCCAGCTGATGATGATCATCCTGTTCAGCGCCGGTGGCGAATCGACGGCCTCGCTGCTCGGCAACTCGATGGAGATCCTGGCCACGCGACCCGACATTCAACAGCAGCTCCGCGAAAACCCAGATCTACTAGGCCCGTTCGTCGAAGAAACCCTGCGGTATGAACCGCCTTTCCGGGGTCACTACCGCCACGTCGTCGCCGATACCACGCTGGGTGGCACGGACCTGCCTGCTGGATCACGCCTGCTGCTGTTGTGGGGCGCGGCGAACCGGGACCCGGCCCACTTCGACGCACCCAACGAGTTTCGGCTCGACCGATCAACTGGGAAGGGGCACATCACGTTTGGTAAGGGTCTGCACTTCTGCGTCGGCGCGGCGCTTGCCCGGCTGGAAGCCGAGATCTTATTGCGTGCGGTGCTCGCCGGATGCTCGTGGATTGACGCAGTCGATGTTGGGCCATGGCTGCCGAGCCTCCTGGTCCGCCGTCGCGAACATCTATGGCTGCGGGTAAGGGGCGAATCGGTTGTTGAAGCCTGA